One genomic window of Lytechinus variegatus isolate NC3 chromosome 1, Lvar_3.0, whole genome shotgun sequence includes the following:
- the LOC121427929 gene encoding uncharacterized protein LOC121427929, which translates to MINLTVNYHRPSSTVDSQTVDGAYLVHDQVVPNGVNGIAKRHVVVFRQRRFKKNKYMVMAAIFFVVVVLLIVGLIAGVYHPGFETDSDSSSLSSSSPVSTPDHSSHVPPSTTLPNQLNCGTRPGFTTRHRRVVHGRASEIGQWPWQVFIRENDGYVCGGVIVDPQWVFTAAHCVTLFDKSRRAQAADITVVAGSIHRETYDEGTQERSVIRFIVHPGYSKESVLFNYDMILLKLDRPFEITDHVRTICLESLLNSDLYDPGKKCIVAGWGFTARRESPFDENTELVYAEIPLIKPKECFEWASRISRKQELQITPQRLCAGYEDNRQLLAHISVPCRGDSGSPLVCEDTLSESWHLIGLVSSGPKCGEVSYFTNVSAVSDFWHVIYNETALPPIDFDCKNGNGSIPLEWMCDGFVDCLDMSDETECECTERQFQCDNRRCILDQFRCDSIDTCGDGSDERDCSYFNCSDGQLVSETAVCDGFHDCSNMHDESNDICHYNPETHYACPEGIRIQHSWLCDGYKDCENGEDEEGCDCASHQFACDNRCIHGHYVCDEVFDCDDGKDEQNCTCSEDKFFCGAAGLCWDNKMKQYCDQRSNCIQDTLMLGITCAIFDFCASEDQLSTCQNLLDTVRNETQVGNGG; encoded by the exons ATGATAAACTTGACAGTTAACTACCACCGACCATCCTCAACTGTCGACTCTCAAACCGTCGACGGTgcctatcttgttcatgatcaaGTGGTTCCCAATGGCGTCAATGGCATCGCTAAACGTCACGTTGTCGTATTCAGGCAACGCAGGTTCAAGAAGAACAAATACATGGTTATGGCCGCCATTTTCTTTGTAGTTGTCGTCTTGCTGATTGTGGGCTTGATCGCAGGTGTTTACCATCCTG GTTTCGAAACAGACTCAGACTCTTCATCTTTATCCTCCTCATCTCCAGTGTCTACACCAGATCACAGTAGTCACGTTCCACCTTCGACCACCCTACCTAACCAGCTGAATTGTGGGACTCGGCCTGGCTTTACTACGAGGCACAGACGTGTGGTACATGGGCGGGCCTCGGAGATAGGTCAATGGCCGTGGCAAGTTTTCATCAGGGAAAACGACGGATATGTGTGTGGCGGTGTTATTGTTGATCCTCAGTGGGTATTCACAGCTGCACATTGTGT gaCTCTCTTTGACAAATCACGGAGAGCACAAGCTGCTGACATCACGGTAGTTGCAGGCTCGATTCATCGGGAAACCTACGACGAAGGAACCCAGGAGCGATCTGTTATAAGATTTATTGTTCATCCAGGGTATTCAAAAGAATCAGTGCTATTCAACTACGATATGATATTGTTAAAGCTTGACAGGCCGTTTGAAATAACTGATCATGTGAGGACTATTTGTTTGGAATCTCTTCTAAATTCAGATTTGTATGATCCGGGGAAAAAGTGCATAGTCGCTGGTTGGGGCTTTACCGCTCGAAGAG AATCTCCTTTTGACGAAAACACTGAATTAGTTTATGCTGAGATCCCCCTGATTAAACCCAAAGAATGCTTTGAGTGGGCCTCAAGAATCAGCCGAAAACAAGAGCTACAGATAACACCACAACGGCTTTGCGCAGGTTACGAGGATAATAGGCAACTCTTGGCACACATTAGCGTACCATGTCGG GGCGACAGTGGAAGTCCGTTAGTTTGTGAAGATACTTTATCAGAATCGTGGCACCTAATAGGTCTCGTTTCATCTGGTCCCAAATGCGGCGAAGTTAGTTATTTCACAAATGTGTCTGCCGTCTCAGACTTCTGGCACGTCATATACAACGAAACTGCTTTACCACCCA TTGATTTTGACTGCAAAAATGGAAATGGATCGATTCCACTGGAATGGATGTGTGACGGATTTGTGGATTGTTTGGACATGTCGGATGAAACAGAATGTG aATGTACAGAGCGCCAATTTCAGTGTGATAACAGGCGTTGTATCTTGGATCAATTTCGATGTGACAGCATTGACACGTGTGGTGATGGCAGCGACGAAAGGGATTGCT CGTATTTCAACTGTTCGGACGGTCAGCTTGTATCAGAAACGGCTGTTTGTGACGGCTTTCATGACTGCAGTAATATGCATGACGAGAGCAACGATATTTGTC ACTATAACCCTGAGACCCACTACGCATGTCCAGAAGGAATAAGGATACAGCACTCGTGGTTATGTGATGGTTATAAAGATTGTGAGAATGGAGAGGATGAAGAAGGATGCG ATTGTGCATCACACCAGTTTGCATGTGACAACCGATGTATACATGGGCACTATGTTTGTGATGAGGTATTCGACTGTGATGACGGAAAAGATGAGCAAAATTGCA CTTGCAGCGAGGACAAGTTCTTTTGCGGAGCAGCTGGTCTTTGTTGGGATAATAAAATGAAGCAGTACTGTGATCAGAGAAGTA ATTGTATTCAAGATACCTTGATGCTAGGCATTACGTGTGCTATATTCGATTTTTGCGCAAGTGAAGATCAATTATCGACCTGTCAAAACTTACTCGATACTGTTCGTAACGAGACGCaagtggg AAATGGCGGTTGA